Proteins encoded by one window of Anopheles maculipalpis chromosome 2RL, idAnoMacuDA_375_x, whole genome shotgun sequence:
- the LOC126556521 gene encoding venom serine protease-like, with protein sequence MWSKLVRLVVALACVTRQVQGQCSFTLDMKFGSVYQLISPRYPSRYGPNVQCTYVIRAPYGYRIALDCPTFQIPSSTDCRLDSFRVSRSGLMDFSDAYTYCGAGRLQEKSDANQMTIRLTSAPTSEGGLFSCTLSIPQQSCECGRKKTQRIVNGVETTVNEFPMMAALIDVKTKTVICGATIVTNSYALTAAHCLLQRTTTDTVLLVGDHNIKTGSDTSYSQVYIVAQFMSHPSFTVKPVSNDIALVRTQQPIQYNPAVGPVCLPWGYTSQSFEGRTVEATGWGDLDFGGPRADALNKVQLNVIGNSDCSRRLGVTVPYQQLCTYTANRDTCQADSGGPLFYTNPATGLLYNVGIVSFGIACATDKPSVNTRVTEFLDWIMVNTPRSFYCYQ encoded by the exons CGATATGAAGTTTGGATCGGTGTATCAGCTTATCTCGCCCCGGTATCCTTCGCGGTACGGGCCCAACGTGCAGTGTACGTACGTAATACGCGCACCGTACGGGTACCGGATCGCACTCGACTGTCCCACGTTTCAGATACCGAGC AGTACCGACTGTCGGTTGGACTCGTTCAGAGTGTCCCGCAGTGGATTGATGGATTTTTCCGACGCGTACACGTACTGTGGAGCTGGACGATTACAGGAAAAATCGGACGCCAATCAGATGACGATACGGTTAACATCGGCACCGACCAGCGAGGGTGGACTGTTTTCCTGCACCCTTTCCATCCCGCAGCAGAGTTGCGAGTGTGGCCGCAAGAAGACG CAACGGATCGTTAACGGCGTGGAAACGACGGTAAACGAGTTCCCTATGATGGCTGCCTTGATAGACGTCAAAACGAAAACTGTCATTTGCGGTGCCACTATCG TTACGAACAGTTACGCCCTGACGGCCGCCCACTGTCTGTTGCAGCGTACCACGACCGATAcggtgctgctggtgggtGATCACAATATCAAGACCGGAAGCGACACCTCCTACTCGCAGGTGTACATCGTGGCGCAGTTCATGAGCCATCCGAGCTTCACGGTCAAACCGGTATCGAACGATATAGCGCTAGTGCGCACGCAGCAGCCAATTCAGTACAATCCGGCGGTTGGACCCGTCTGCTTACCCTGGGGCTATACGAGCCAATCGTTCGAGGGCAGAACGGTCGAAGCAACCGGATGGGGTGATTTGGACTTTGGGGGACCGAGAGCTGACGCACTAAACAAGGTACAGCTGAACGTGATTGGAAACTCGGATTGTTCCCGACGGCTGGGAGTGACGGTTCCGTACCAGCAGCTCTGCACCTACACTGCCAATCGAGACACGTGTCAG GCTGATTCTGGTGGTCCACTGTTTTACACTAATCCTGCCACAGGCTTGCTGTACAACGTCGGAATCGTAAGCTTCGGTATTGCCTGTGCCACCGATAAGCCAAGCGTCAATACGAGGGTCACCGAGTTTCTCGATTGGATTATGGTCAACACTCCGAGATCGTTTTACTGCTATCAGTAG